One part of the Vitis riparia cultivar Riparia Gloire de Montpellier isolate 1030 chromosome 8, EGFV_Vit.rip_1.0, whole genome shotgun sequence genome encodes these proteins:
- the LOC117920928 gene encoding uncharacterized protein LOC117920928 translates to MWSMLGRLQVNRMCFTGALPFTSSTMSLNNEFAKFVTTKKRKLDENELESLNTESLIGPPPTPLRVQRERRRGDGENSSSPNQDATHAVLLDLQMAHRLFERPLTKKQFDKLKDDLQPSLQIRLKQLLESQQACEDVLEMADSAYVLMLLNSSNPKGEEARRAIMLFQEGERLITDGQHLLKSAFPDVFTTTD, encoded by the exons ATGTGGTCGATGTTGGGACGCTTACAAGTCAACCGAATGTGTTTCACCGGTGCGTTGCCATTCACTTCTTCAACAATGAGTCTTAATAATGAATTCGCAAAATTCGTTACGACTAAGAAACGTAAGTTAGATGAGAACGAATTAGAGAGCCTGAATACAGAATCTCTCATTGGACCTCCACCAACCCCACTAAGAGTTCAGAGAGAACGTCGTCGAG GTGATGGCGAGAATTCCAGCAGTCCAAACCAAGATGCAACTCATGCAGTTCTGCTGGATCTGCAAATGGCCCACAGATTGTTCGAGCGCCCTCTAACCAAGAAGCAATTTGACAAGCTCAAGGATGATCTACAGCCATCTCTTCAAATTCGCCTGAAGCAACTATTAGAATCCCAACAAGCGTGCGAAGATGTTCTTGAAATGGCTGATTCGGCGTATGTGTTGATgcttttaaattcttcaaatccCAAGGGCGAGGAAGCTAGAAGGGCAATAATGTTGTTCCAAGAAGGGGAGAGACTGATAACCGATGGTCAACACCTGTTAAAATCTGCCTTTCCCGACGTGTTTACTACCACCGACTGA